In a single window of the Atribacterota bacterium genome:
- the cas5 gene encoding CRISPR-associated protein Cas5 yields the protein MEVLVFDLSGKMAHFRQYYTNSSSLSYFFPPRTVVTGMVAGMMGLLRDSYYDLFTEEVSRVALSIRSSLRKRIQTVNYVWAERLSQVNLSTGKHTQIPVEFVLPFDYRDCLVYRVFLWHKDKAQFARIGEILSEERVHFPPYFGISECLAHMHFVGWGEVEQEEFDGDMEVSSVVGVEYLKKTQCTLGLQEGGLYVKELMPFSFNAERRFHQPPREFVGEVKTGKILLRGKGSVYRVRIAGLTERIVFMED from the coding sequence ATGGAAGTTCTGGTATTTGACCTTTCCGGGAAGATGGCCCATTTCCGGCAGTACTACACCAATTCTTCCTCGCTGTCATACTTTTTCCCTCCCCGTACCGTGGTCACCGGTATGGTGGCGGGGATGATGGGACTGTTACGGGACTCGTACTATGACCTTTTTACCGAAGAGGTATCGAGGGTGGCACTCTCCATTCGCTCGTCATTGCGCAAGCGCATTCAAACCGTCAACTATGTCTGGGCGGAACGTCTTTCGCAGGTGAACTTGAGCACCGGTAAGCACACTCAGATACCCGTGGAGTTTGTGCTTCCCTTTGACTATCGAGATTGCCTTGTCTATCGGGTTTTTCTCTGGCATAAGGATAAGGCTCAATTCGCCAGAATAGGCGAAATACTCAGCGAGGAGCGAGTGCACTTTCCCCCTTACTTTGGTATCAGTGAATGTTTAGCCCACATGCACTTTGTGGGGTGGGGAGAAGTGGAACAAGAGGAGTTCGATGGAGACATGGAAGTGAGTTCGGTGGTGGGTGTAGAGTACCTGAAAAAAACCCAGTGTACTCTCGGTCTTCAAGAAGGAGGACTCTACGTCAAGGAGCTCATGCCCTTTTCTTTCAATGCCGAGCGGCGTTTTCACCAGCCACCCCGGGAATTTGTGGGGGAAGTCAAAACGGGAAAAATCCTTTTACGAGGGAAAGGAAGCGTGTATCGGGTACGCATTGCTGGGTTGACTGAGCGAATTGTGTTCATGGAGGACTGA